ATAAAACATATCTCCACCCACTCCAATGTCATTTTCATGATATCTGCTGTTATCGGCAGCCAGTAGTCTGCCGAGTTTGTCATACTTGTATCTGACGGAATAGTTTTCTATGCCGAGACCGCTGGGGTAGGTATGTGTTACCTTGGAGATATTGCCTGAATAATAACCAGAGGGGCTGCCATATGCATTGGTGGTATACTCGATAGACTCTGTGAACTTCGAAGGAACGTCAATGGAAGCTAGCCATCCATTGTCACTATAATAACTATAATTAATTGGAAGAGTCTCGTTATTCAGTATTTCCTGACTTAGGGCTCCATTGTTCCCGTATACATAGACGGCATACTCATTCGGATTTGATTCACTCCCTATTGATATCAATCGCCCGGACAAGTCATAATCATAAACAATAGCCGCTTCATCAATAGCGGCCACTCCGGCAGAAGCTATGAAAGATGATCCTGTTTTGGCCCAAAAGCCTGGCTTAAGGACAATACTATTAGACGCCATCACGGACAAATCTCCACCAGACTCAACACGAGTACCTGAAAGCACCACCTCTTTTGCCTGAACCTCCCTGGTGCCGGTGACAATTTCCCCAATCAACTGATCTACGGGCTTCGTATACTCTACCTGTACTATCTGACCGCTGTTATTCCTGCTATAAACTATGATCGGCATGGCTACTCCTTCACCATGTATTTTTGTTCTTACGGCGTTCTGATAGCCTTCACCATCTAGGGCATCATAACTTTCGGTCACCTCAGCAGCATTATCATCGTCATTGTTCACTTCCACCTGGATCAACATGTCCCTATCGTAAGTCGTATTCTCATGATTACCATAGGTGTACTTCTTTCTCCAGGTGGCAGGCGTAGCTGGCCATGCCTGGTTATCCGGATTAGCACTGGTAAAGCCACTGTTGATATAACCCTCCTCAATCACTTTGCCCAAAGCATCATACTTGCGGTAGAGAAAGTAACCTTGAGCCCTCCCCTTGGCATCTTCTAAGAACCTGAGCCTGCCATAGGCATCGTATTTATATTTCGTGATCCCCGACTCAGCATCTTTGGATTCGGTCACCTGCCCAATAAAATTGTAAGTGGAAGTCGCCACAAAAGAGTTTCTTTCACTCTCCGACAGACCCTGGTCAAAATAATTAGGTGGATAGTAATAAGATATATTGCTGACATCATCGTAGGTTGACCTGCTGTATAGATAAATGTCAGCATTCGGGTCCTTGGTATCGTAGGTGATCGATCCGCCATATGATCCGGCATACGTCACATAATAAGTCACGCCCTGGGTAGCCTGAAATGTAAATGATCCGTAGCCCACCGTATTATTCACGATATTGGATGATCCTGGCCCTGAAGTTCCTACTTTAAAGGAGGTTCCATAATAGCCATAATCAATGGTTTGGTCTCTAACGGCAGTAAATGAGTGCGTCGATTGGCTTGAACTGAGCTGGAAATTCTGGGCCTCGTACTTTATCCCTTTCACACTTCCTGCTTTGGTCAACACCGTATTACCCGACAGATCACTAATCTGAAATGATTCCAAGCCATCGGCGTTAACAACCTTGCTGGCTCGATAAAAATTATCAGGTAAGTCAACATCAAAACCAATTTCATTGTCAAAGTTCAGTCCTGCATCACCATTGGTTCCGTAGGTCATCCGGGTAGTCCTCACCCCCCCTAACACGAAATCATTTCCTGGAATTTTCGACTCTAAAACACGCCCTAATGGTGATGTTTCATATACTGATGCAGAATAAGCCAACGCTCCATACTCTGCCGTGATATCACCGGAAAGCTGTTTGGTAGAAGAGTTCCAGCTGGCAAAGGAAGACTTATAGCCCAACCTACCCGCCAAAGCCAGGGATCTGGTCTGCACATAGGGTCGGGAAAGGTTGTCATAGAATACGCCCGAAACCATCACTTTGGTATCTGGTAATTCACTCTGTGACTGACGTACCTTTCCTGAAGCATCTACAAAAGTGGCCGAGAGACTTGGATCTGAATAGATCAGTAGGTTATCAACGGTCCACGGAGTAGAATAGCCGTAGTCTCCTCGGTTGAAGAAGACAAATTTTCCGACATTAGAAGCTCCTGATCTAAAACTCTCCGTAATAATGTATTTGCCGTCTACGTAGCAATCCACCTTTTGCGTTTCGAAATCCAAAATTGTGAGCACCTTATATGTCTTGCCCATCTTCATATTGACATCCCGCGGTGTAGTATATAGGAGAAAATCAAATCCACTACCGTCATACATAAATTCGTTGAAAACCGCATTGCCCGAGGTTCCTTCATTACCATCCCAGGTGGAGGAACCGGCCCCAAAACCAAAATTCAACTTGCCCGATCCCCCTGTATAGTAGGATGGCATTTTCACCAGAAACTCCACAGCCACTCTTTTGCCAGTAACGTCCTCCGGTAAATCCAAAATGAACTTCCCGCTGGCACCGGCATTATTGAAATGCGTAAGCCCCCCCTCCTCAAACGTCCAGTCACCACCACTGGCCGACCACCGACCCAGATTAAAGTCAAAACCCTCATAAAAACCCTCTGTACCACTGGATGCACTCTGCAATCCGATAATAGGGTTGGAAGAACTGACTGATAAACCATATTTACCAGGTAAATAGTTAGCAGAACTTCCTCCCGGATTCAGGTTATGATCTATATGCGCGTAAGTCGCATAATTTTCATCCTGGGCGTAATAATTAGTTGAACCACTTTCCTTTTTAGTAGCAATCACAGACCTTGTTTTAGGGTCATAAGAAAATGAAGAAACATATGCATCTTCCGGATATGCCCGGAAATTGTCAAACGCACATGCGATCTGATTAGCCCATACTTCTACTCTGGATCCGGATCTTTCTGAAACAGCGGACCTAAGGACCTTTTCATTACCGATATACACATGAATCTCCCCAGCACTTTTCACCAAACGACACGGTTGCCACTTACTCAAATTGAAATCTGTAACATTTGTCGCTAGTTCGCTAGCTCCGTCAAATAAGGTAACTTTCCCATCAAAATCAATGGTCAATACATACCCATCTGCACTAGACGTTTTATCCCAATTTATCTCCACAGAACCATTTGTCGCATTGTGCTCAAATGTCAAATCAAATTCAAAAATGTAATCCCCATCGAATTGACCAGATAGATCAGTATACATCATTCCTGTGGTGGTGGATTGATCAAAAACTGCGCTTCCTGACAATACCGACCAATTGCCTCCTGATACCGGGGTGTACCAGGTAGAAGTTCCTCCAAAGGTACCATCATCAAAATCTGCAGACCAAATTTCATCTTCCCTGGCATTGTAAGCCTTCAATACAGGCATATCATCTCGATATAAAGTGGATGACCACACCCCCAATGCATCTTTGGCTTCAATCACTCGTCCGTCTGAATCACAAACCATCTCCCCCACAAGTTGCCAATTGGAGGGAATAGTGCCCGAATTGGTCCAATCATTAAAAGCACTACCCGAAGCCACCTGAGAATAACTTCTGAATGGTAGACCTCCAGACCAGGTGGTTACAGAGGATCCCTGAATTACTCCGTTTACCAAACTAGTTTGTTGAATCACAGGACTCAAGAGATTATCAGATAGCCCTGTTGTACTATAAACCTGCCAATAATACTTCTGCGTTTGCTTATATACATCACTATTACCATCTGCATCATAATTGACAGAAGTGGTAGCCTCCGGTTGGTTGAGTACATTATAATCGTAGGTTACGATAGACGTTATTCCCTCAACAGTAGATTTCGTTTGTGTCGGGAGTATCAGCTCGGCCGTCTGAATCATTTGCCCTAAGGCGTTGGTGATACTAAGAGATTTTCTAGTGAAATAGCTCTCAGTTTTAGATACTTCTGCATTACCAGCGTCTAATGCTATCGTTTTGTAGCTCATTCCCCTTACAAATGGCGACTTACTATTGACATTGGTCAAATGCTCATCAGCCAACACCTCTCCATTGTAGAAGTAAGAAATCACTTTACCATTAAGTGAAGTAGTAGTAGATGTCGTGCCAAGTAGCGTAGTGGCTTCATTAAACTGAGGAGACCTTCCGTCTGGTGTTATTGTGGCTGTGGAGGTGGTGAAATTATAAGCAGTAGAAATCGTACTAAACCCGTCATTAACAGAAATGTACTTCACAGGATAAAAACTCAATGCTCCACCCACAGAGTGGCGAATCACTTTATGTAATTTCAGGGATGTAGCACTCCACTCATCTGACGAACCATAGGTAACAAAAACACCCAACCCACCTGCCTCATTGGCAAAAAAACCGGAATGGTAAGTACCGTCTATGTAGGTTTTCTCTACCTCTCCATTATGCAAGGTGTACTTATAAAGACCTGTTCCATCACTTTGCTCGTGAAAAAAGAAGTTCGGGCTACCATACACGTAGCTCGATTCACCCTGTGTATCAGACAGCTCAGAAGTGTAAAACGTATTGTTCCAAATACCCGTATTGCTACGTTTATGCAAGTAGGGCCAGTAATAAGAGTAGTTCCCCCAAAATGAACCAACCGTCAAGCCATCATTTGGGTAAGACGGGTGTTCTGGAAGCTGGGTTCTCGTTTTCCACGAATTGGTATTGGGGTTAAACTCCATTCTGAATCCGTCATACCCACCACTGTTGTCAGACCAAACGAAGAAGTCATCATTTAAAGAACTCCTCCATACGTCGTTATGAGTAGCCTCACTATAAGTAATCCAACTTTGGCCGTTAAATCTCCCCAAATCAATTTTACTTTGATAATAATCACTGGCCTGGACGATGGAATTATTGACTGATTGCATCCGCATCAAATTACTAAACCCTGTGCCAAGCTGGGTCATAGTCTGATTGAAGTATTGATCCCATTGATAAATTACGGCTTTCCCATTTGAATATTTAAGTGCTACAAAATTGTTTGATGCAATCCCCATTTGTGCATTCCATGAATCATTACCGTCGTAAGTCTGCTTATTGGCAAAGGTTTTATCCCTCTTCAGGTAATGAATGTCCCGGTAATTATAATCTCCTATTTCGTAAGTTGTGAATATATAATTTGACTGTCCAATATGATATGGATCACGGGTTCCACTATAATTATTAATTACGGCACTGCGCCAGGAGTTCATATTATTATTCTTGATGTAAACAGTCAATTTGGAACTGGTGCTACTTCCTTCTGCTCTTTGGCCAACTCCTACAAAATTATCTCCTGACACAAAGGAGGGTTTCGAACTGCCAATATTGACCTGTGGACTATAGAGGCTCCACCCACCAGTCAGGTCATTTTTACTCACGAGGAAAAGCTCACAATATCCTCCTGTCCCCGGAGTAGCTATCCCGAAAAAATCCTTTTGTGTTTGTACGAAAAACTCCTGATATCTGTCTCCTCCCAGTGCATCCCGGTCAACCCCCTGGATGGTGGTAATGAAATTCTCCTTCCATTTGCCA
This Marinoscillum sp. 108 DNA region includes the following protein-coding sequences:
- a CDS encoding RHS repeat domain-containing protein, with the translated sequence MNAKSSMFLMALLCTHLSFSQEQSSAGKIVDTNTFSVGGVDAGSLQNSVNLFSGEVNLPVSLISAPGKQGLGINVAISYNSNVQHQAQTINEESATGVLGLGWTLSYPEIVVDHKNTGNVEDDQYYLKDGSLTELIYTGTESYYSKDRNTTYTAEVFKSKNYTNWKIRYITSRERWEITKEDGTVYIYGDQYTFPSSIPWVVKWGNWIGNSNVTSGQSQMPRAWNLSKIINRLETDYVIYGYDKVESKVGGSSGLLHTEACYLSTIENGLGYDVSLTYSSKNSYEYYEPHRENPTEPDAYQEIYEKKYLVDVRLNLNGDLIQTVTLNYHPLTELSSDDRYKKRLLSEIRSSDRFGSYTTQASFEYYTSGTYIGALQTVLTASGASISYTYQTKSVGDLDLPIYAPAGYSEPQIWQGPGYVVVCWRELNGVNHDNSDRPVKVYVYEWDGKWKENFITTIQGVDRDALGGDRYQEFFVQTQKDFFGIATPGTGGYCELFLVSKNDLTGGWSLYSPQVNIGSSKPSFVSGDNFVGVGQRAEGSSTSSKLTVYIKNNNMNSWRSAVINNYSGTRDPYHIGQSNYIFTTYEIGDYNYRDIHYLKRDKTFANKQTYDGNDSWNAQMGIASNNFVALKYSNGKAVIYQWDQYFNQTMTQLGTGFSNLMRMQSVNNSIVQASDYYQSKIDLGRFNGQSWITYSEATHNDVWRSSLNDDFFVWSDNSGGYDGFRMEFNPNTNSWKTRTQLPEHPSYPNDGLTVGSFWGNYSYYWPYLHKRSNTGIWNNTFYTSELSDTQGESSYVYGSPNFFFHEQSDGTGLYKYTLHNGEVEKTYIDGTYHSGFFANEAGGLGVFVTYGSSDEWSATSLKLHKVIRHSVGGALSFYPVKYISVNDGFSTISTAYNFTTSTATITPDGRSPQFNEATTLLGTTSTTTSLNGKVISYFYNGEVLADEHLTNVNSKSPFVRGMSYKTIALDAGNAEVSKTESYFTRKSLSITNALGQMIQTAELILPTQTKSTVEGITSIVTYDYNVLNQPEATTSVNYDADGNSDVYKQTQKYYWQVYSTTGLSDNLLSPVIQQTSLVNGVIQGSSVTTWSGGLPFRSYSQVASGSAFNDWTNSGTIPSNWQLVGEMVCDSDGRVIEAKDALGVWSSTLYRDDMPVLKAYNAREDEIWSADFDDGTFGGTSTWYTPVSGGNWSVLSGSAVFDQSTTTGMMYTDLSGQFDGDYIFEFDLTFEHNATNGSVEINWDKTSSADGYVLTIDFDGKVTLFDGASELATNVTDFNLSKWQPCRLVKSAGEIHVYIGNEKVLRSAVSERSGSRVEVWANQIACAFDNFRAYPEDAYVSSFSYDPKTRSVIATKKESGSTNYYAQDENYATYAHIDHNLNPGGSSANYLPGKYGLSVSSSNPIIGLQSASSGTEGFYEGFDFNLGRWSASGGDWTFEEGGLTHFNNAGASGKFILDLPEDVTGKRVAVEFLVKMPSYYTGGSGKLNFGFGAGSSTWDGNEGTSGNAVFNEFMYDGSGFDFLLYTTPRDVNMKMGKTYKVLTILDFETQKVDCYVDGKYIITESFRSGASNVGKFVFFNRGDYGYSTPWTVDNLLIYSDPSLSATFVDASGKVRQSQSELPDTKVMVSGVFYDNLSRPYVQTRSLALAGRLGYKSSFASWNSSTKQLSGDITAEYGALAYSASVYETSPLGRVLESKIPGNDFVLGGVRTTRMTYGTNGDAGLNFDNEIGFDVDLPDNFYRASKVVNADGLESFQISDLSGNTVLTKAGSVKGIKYEAQNFQLSSSQSTHSFTAVRDQTIDYGYYGTSFKVGTSGPGSSNIVNNTVGYGSFTFQATQGVTYYVTYAGSYGGSITYDTKDPNADIYLYSRSTYDDVSNISYYYPPNYFDQGLSESERNSFVATSTYNFIGQVTESKDAESGITKYKYDAYGRLRFLEDAKGRAQGYFLYRKYDALGKVIEEGYINSGFTSANPDNQAWPATPATWRKKYTYGNHENTTYDRDMLIQVEVNNDDDNAAEVTESYDALDGEGYQNAVRTKIHGEGVAMPIIVYSRNNSGQIVQVEYTKPVDQLIGEIVTGTREVQAKEVVLSGTRVESGGDLSVMASNSIVLKPGFWAKTGSSFIASAGVAAIDEAAIVYDYDLSGRLISIGSESNPNEYAVYVYGNNGALSQEILNNETLPINYSYYSDNGWLASIDVPSKFTESIEYTTNAYGSPSGYYSGNISKVTHTYPSGLGIENYSVRYKYDKLGRLLAADNSRYHENDIGVGGDMFYDRNGNILTKRVQSTNWNYSYIAGTNKVSTLTGSGTLGTYTYDNVGNITSNVTDGLSNITYDKGLGLTTSIDLSGEMTSFQYGANNQRLLKKDQEGANTFKTYYVHGDADYPLVEIKDDGVTQDVSKYIYGPGGIIAIAKEGNWSFVIKDHLGSTRAVVDASNAYTAGYNYRPFGRPFKKVGTEEVAYQFTGQEYDQETGLHNYRARLYDDELGRFYAVDPAGQFHSPYVGIGNDPVNGVDPDGEFVTWSIGNGGFSVGFNLTPIGIPLGAGLNVGWQDGFSAGPYGEVGYRVGGNGLGAGAAVQQGLNYNFSNGNLSTSTTGLGYGSFGPFTAGGSVSYNYDITNNQWSNSWGVNAGIGLSNYDGSGGIGIGVGYGSGGFSYGLSGYYAPENRIGTRANAKAFWRENSKDLIAYQDPCPTCPSGVSIKDLDWSVQMAVSAGGTPMFDDGGNFMGVQMSNGKFIPVNNNVTDFENFASLFALGVTSRAPLLSFRKINRGFIFNGTRVQVHEHSLNALKGQGSGVIKAWHMNVGNTHIIFNPQHWGTLTPYWWSPFR